One genomic region from Microcystis panniformis FACHB-1757 encodes:
- a CDS encoding pentapeptide repeat-containing protein codes for MTFPSIDLLAIRRGEIKDLGGMNLAGADLAGADLAGANLRANLRGADLTGANLRGADFRNADLRGAILLDAIVTGASLAGAFLAGAVFNHLDLSGADFRGVDGRGVSFVGAILTQADFTSANLSGADLSATDLEEAIFFGAILRGTNFTDANLLCASLASAVTTGAIFERACLEGTGLT; via the coding sequence ATGACTTTTCCCAGTATTGATTTATTAGCAATTCGTCGGGGTGAGATAAAAGATTTAGGGGGCATGAACTTGGCAGGGGCTGATTTAGCGGGTGCAGACCTAGCCGGGGCGAATTTACGGGCAAATTTACGCGGTGCTGACCTGACAGGGGCAAATTTAAGGGGAGCAGATTTTCGTAATGCCGATTTACGCGGGGCAATTCTCCTCGATGCAATCGTGACTGGGGCAAGTTTGGCCGGTGCTTTTTTAGCCGGGGCGGTTTTTAATCATCTAGATTTGTCCGGGGCGGATTTTCGCGGTGTCGATGGCCGGGGAGTGAGTTTTGTCGGGGCGATTTTAACCCAAGCGGATTTTACTAGCGCTAATCTGTCCGGAGCAGATCTGTCGGCAACCGATTTAGAGGAAGCAATTTTTTTCGGGGCGATTTTACGGGGAACAAATTTTACTGATGCCAATCTTCTTTGTGCTAGTTTAGCCTCGGCAGTAACCACGGGGGCAATTTTCGAGCGAGCTTGTTTGGAAGGGACAGGATTAACCTAA
- the pcrA gene encoding DNA helicase PcrA, whose amino-acid sequence MTVTADYLEQLNPSQCLAVEHFCGPLLVVAGAGSGKTSALTYRIAHLIRHHGVDPENILAVTFTNKAAREMKTRIEKTFAQQKAQEKYGQRLELLEEYEQKKLFSQVYRNYTKKLWIGTFHSLCGRILRYDINKYQDEYGHSWQRNFSIMDESDAQSLVKNIVTKQMNLDDKKFDARNLRYAISNAKNLGLTPTDYARENPYFRGKVISEVYQAYQMQLAQNNALDFDDLILVPVRLFQQNESILGYWHTQFKHILVDEYQDTNRIQYELIRLLSTNGETKKSEWNWTDRSIFVVGDADQSIYSFRMADFTILLNFQADFGDGLPDDDTRTMVKLQENYRSRENILQAANKLIEKNSQRIDKVLVPTREGGDSIYVFKARDEQEEAAFVIDKIREFTQENPELNWGSFAILYRINAQSRPFEDGLIRNNIPYNIVGGFKFYDRQEIKDAIAYLRVIANPADTVSLLRIINTPRRGIGKTTIDNLLKAAQELGVPLWEIISDETSVNTLAGRATKSINKLAKTIQNLQEKITDLSASEILDQIMENSGYIDELKQQGTEEADTRIENIQELYTAVVQFQEENEETNLREFLASASLASDLDNLQEGQEKVSLMTLHSAKGLEFPIVFLVGLEQGIFPHNRSLNDPIALEEERRLCYVGVTRAKEQLFLTYAKERYVWGNKETKVASQFLQELPPELLTSNLKPKKTPKVVPIQTTASNQRKWQVGDRVLHSTFGEGEVTHILGTGKKMNLAVKFSGLGQKIIDPRTAPMQLIQE is encoded by the coding sequence ATGACAGTCACAGCCGATTATTTAGAACAACTCAATCCTTCCCAGTGCCTTGCTGTTGAGCATTTTTGCGGCCCCCTGTTGGTGGTTGCTGGAGCAGGATCGGGAAAAACCAGCGCTTTAACCTATCGTATCGCCCATTTGATCCGTCATCACGGGGTCGATCCGGAAAATATTCTCGCGGTCACTTTTACCAATAAGGCGGCCCGGGAAATGAAAACGAGAATTGAAAAAACTTTTGCTCAACAGAAGGCACAGGAAAAATACGGTCAAAGATTAGAACTTTTGGAAGAATACGAACAAAAAAAACTCTTTTCTCAAGTTTATCGGAATTATACTAAAAAACTCTGGATTGGGACTTTTCACAGTCTTTGCGGTCGGATTTTGCGCTATGACATTAATAAATATCAGGATGAATATGGTCATAGTTGGCAAAGGAATTTCTCAATTATGGATGAATCTGATGCCCAGAGTTTGGTGAAAAATATCGTCACCAAACAGATGAATTTAGACGATAAAAAATTTGATGCTCGCAATCTGCGTTATGCGATTAGTAATGCCAAAAATTTAGGTTTAACCCCCACAGATTATGCCAGAGAAAACCCTTATTTTCGGGGAAAGGTCATTTCTGAGGTTTATCAGGCTTATCAGATGCAATTAGCCCAAAATAACGCCCTAGATTTTGATGATTTGATCCTGGTTCCAGTCCGTCTTTTTCAGCAAAATGAGTCTATTCTCGGCTATTGGCACACGCAATTTAAGCATATTTTAGTCGATGAATACCAAGATACTAACCGGATTCAGTACGAGTTAATTCGGCTTTTGTCCACCAATGGTGAAACAAAAAAAAGTGAGTGGAATTGGACGGATCGATCGATTTTTGTGGTGGGTGATGCCGACCAATCTATCTATAGTTTTCGGATGGCAGATTTTACTATTTTGCTCAATTTTCAAGCGGACTTTGGCGATGGTTTACCCGATGATGATACTCGCACGATGGTGAAACTACAGGAAAACTATCGTTCACGGGAAAATATTCTGCAAGCGGCCAATAAATTAATTGAAAAGAATAGTCAAAGAATCGATAAAGTCCTTGTTCCCACTAGAGAAGGGGGCGATAGTATCTATGTTTTTAAAGCCAGAGATGAACAGGAAGAAGCAGCTTTTGTTATCGATAAAATCAGAGAATTTACCCAAGAAAACCCCGAATTAAATTGGGGTAGTTTTGCTATTCTCTACCGAATTAATGCCCAATCTCGTCCCTTTGAAGATGGGTTAATTCGCAATAATATCCCCTATAATATTGTCGGGGGATTTAAATTTTATGATCGACAGGAGATTAAAGATGCGATCGCTTATTTACGAGTGATTGCCAATCCTGCTGATACCGTTAGTTTACTGAGAATTATTAACACTCCCCGGCGCGGTATCGGTAAAACCACAATCGATAATTTGCTCAAAGCTGCCCAAGAATTAGGAGTACCTTTATGGGAAATTATCAGCGATGAAACTTCCGTTAATACTCTCGCTGGTCGTGCGACTAAAAGCATCAATAAATTAGCTAAAACTATCCAAAACCTGCAAGAAAAAATCACCGATTTATCCGCTAGTGAAATCCTAGATCAAATCATGGAAAATTCGGGATATATTGATGAATTAAAACAGCAGGGAACCGAGGAAGCTGATACCCGGATCGAAAATATCCAAGAACTTTATACCGCCGTGGTACAATTTCAAGAGGAAAATGAGGAAACTAATCTACGGGAATTTCTCGCTAGTGCTAGTTTAGCCTCGGACTTAGATAATCTTCAGGAAGGTCAGGAAAAAGTATCGTTAATGACTCTACATTCAGCCAAAGGTTTAGAGTTTCCTATCGTCTTTTTAGTCGGTTTAGAACAGGGCATTTTTCCCCATAATCGTAGTTTAAACGATCCCATTGCTCTTGAGGAAGAACGGCGTTTGTGTTATGTGGGAGTGACTCGGGCCAAGGAACAATTATTTTTAACCTACGCAAAAGAAAGATATGTCTGGGGAAATAAAGAGACTAAGGTAGCTTCCCAATTTTTGCAGGAATTGCCCCCAGAATTGCTCACAAGCAACCTGAAACCCAAAAAGACCCCAAAAGTGGTTCCCATTCAAACAACCGCCTCTAATCAAAGAAAATGGCAGGTAGGCGATCGAGTGTTACACTCTACTTTTGGAGAAGGAGAAGTGACCCATATCCTCGGTACGGGCAAAAAAATGAATCTAGCGGTCAAATTTTCGGGTTTAGGTCAGAAAATCATCGATCCTCGCACCGCACCCATGCAACTTATCCAGGAATAG
- a CDS encoding DedA family protein → MSLELLSLENIEEIAHQYGYWAVFIGITLENTGIPIPGETITIVGGFLAGSGDLNYWLVLVSAITGAVLGDNFGYWLGRAGGWPFLLKVGKFFRIPPQKLELAKEQFSKNAPRAVFFGRFVALLRIFAGPMAGIARMPYGRFFLCNLGGATVWATIMVTLSFFLGRLFPLHQLVTSMARFGILALIIVLAWTIIHPILESRKKVA, encoded by the coding sequence ATGTCCCTAGAGCTATTATCCCTAGAAAATATTGAAGAAATCGCCCACCAATACGGATACTGGGCAGTATTTATCGGTATCACCCTCGAAAATACCGGGATTCCCATCCCAGGAGAAACCATCACCATTGTCGGCGGCTTCCTTGCCGGTAGCGGTGATTTGAACTATTGGTTAGTTTTAGTCAGCGCAATTACAGGAGCAGTTTTGGGTGATAATTTTGGCTATTGGCTCGGTCGCGCTGGAGGTTGGCCGTTTTTGTTAAAAGTTGGCAAATTCTTTCGGATTCCGCCTCAAAAACTAGAATTAGCCAAGGAACAATTTAGTAAAAATGCACCCCGGGCGGTCTTTTTCGGTCGCTTCGTGGCTTTGTTAAGAATCTTTGCAGGTCCCATGGCGGGAATTGCCCGAATGCCCTACGGTCGCTTTTTCCTCTGTAATCTCGGTGGAGCAACGGTGTGGGCGACGATTATGGTGACATTATCCTTCTTTTTAGGCCGTTTGTTCCCCTTGCACCAGTTAGTTACTTCTATGGCTCGTTTTGGTATCTTGGCTTTAATTATCGTCCTGGCCTGGACAATTATTCACCCCATCCTTGAGTCACGGAAAAAGGTGGCTTAA
- a CDS encoding ABC transporter substrate-binding protein, protein MKPLHQLYRYLSLFCLCLLLTVGCQSTNSNLPQGDRDILMIGTTLKPRSIDPADSYELAGLFIIYNLGETLYTYAEGTTNLKPLLATELPQISPDGLTYTIPVRRGVIFHDGTVFNAEAMKFSLERFIKNGGEPSFLLRDTIDKITATKEDEITIKLTRPFAAFPALLAYPGACAVSPKFYQIGEGKFKPEEFIGTGHYRLKAVTSDSFSLEAFDRYWGEPAKNKEVNVQIYLSNPANLFNGFQTGAVDIAYQSLLPPQVRKLRTEAAQGKSQAIESSGAAINFMSVNLKSEPTHNILVRQAIASLVDRDLLNDRILQGQGIPLFSLIPTTFSESQPVFKERYGNHNIEQAKQLLKTAGYSPEKPAIVEVWHSSGSITSSSVAAVMKALAKRDLDNMIQFEPNSILGAAFFRNISRGLYTTALSNWYPDFLDADNYIYPFLDCAKGSPKTGCEEGGSQSQGSFFYSQEMNQLIAQSRRESNPAKRKQIFGKIQEILADEVPYIPLWQTKEYAFARHGITGVIINPSQTFPFWTIAKKS, encoded by the coding sequence ATGAAACCTTTACACCAACTTTATCGCTATTTAAGTTTATTTTGCCTCTGTCTTCTTCTGACTGTGGGCTGTCAGTCCACTAATTCCAATTTACCCCAGGGGGATAGGGATATCCTGATGATCGGGACAACCCTAAAACCACGCTCGATCGATCCGGCCGATAGTTATGAGTTAGCAGGACTTTTTATTATTTATAATCTCGGTGAAACTCTCTACACCTACGCGGAAGGAACCACTAATTTAAAGCCTCTCCTGGCCACGGAATTACCGCAAATTAGCCCCGATGGTTTGACCTATACTATCCCAGTACGTCGAGGAGTTATTTTTCATGATGGCACGGTTTTTAACGCAGAGGCGATGAAGTTTTCCCTAGAAAGATTTATCAAAAATGGTGGTGAACCTTCCTTTCTTCTCCGGGATACAATTGATAAAATCACTGCTACCAAAGAAGACGAAATTACTATTAAACTAACCAGACCTTTTGCCGCCTTTCCCGCTCTTTTAGCTTACCCCGGAGCCTGTGCAGTTTCACCCAAATTTTATCAAATTGGCGAGGGTAAATTTAAACCTGAAGAATTTATCGGCACGGGACATTATCGATTAAAAGCAGTTACCAGCGATTCTTTTAGTTTAGAAGCCTTCGATCGCTATTGGGGAGAACCAGCCAAAAATAAGGAAGTTAATGTGCAAATTTATCTCTCGAATCCTGCCAATTTATTTAACGGTTTTCAGACGGGAGCGGTGGATATTGCCTATCAATCTTTACTGCCTCCTCAAGTGAGAAAATTACGCACAGAAGCAGCCCAGGGAAAATCGCAAGCGATCGAATCTTCTGGGGCAGCAATTAACTTTATGAGCGTCAATCTCAAAAGTGAACCCACCCATAATATTTTAGTGCGACAAGCAATTGCTTCTCTAGTCGATCGAGATTTACTTAATGATCGCATTTTACAAGGTCAAGGCATCCCTCTTTTTAGTCTCATTCCTACTACTTTTTCCGAGTCACAACCGGTGTTTAAAGAGCGCTATGGCAACCATAATATAGAGCAAGCAAAACAATTACTAAAAACTGCTGGTTATAGTCCAGAAAAACCCGCAATTGTAGAAGTTTGGCACTCCTCGGGATCGATTACTTCCAGCAGCGTGGCAGCAGTGATGAAAGCTCTAGCAAAACGGGATTTAGATAATATGATTCAATTTGAACCCAATAGTATCCTAGGAGCGGCCTTTTTCCGTAATATTAGCCGGGGACTTTATACCACTGCTCTATCTAATTGGTATCCCGATTTTTTGGATGCAGATAACTATATTTATCCCTTTTTAGATTGTGCTAAAGGTTCCCCAAAAACTGGTTGTGAAGAAGGAGGATCGCAAAGTCAAGGCTCATTTTTTTACAGTCAAGAAATGAATCAATTAATCGCACAATCCCGTCGGGAAAGTAACCCAGCCAAAAGAAAGCAGATTTTTGGCAAAATTCAAGAAATTCTCGCCGATGAAGTTCCCTATATTCCCCTTTGGCAAACCAAGGAATACGCTTTTGCTCGCCATGGCATCACGGGGGTTATCATCAATCCCAGTCAAACTTTTCCCTTCTGGACAATTGCCAAAAAATCCTGA
- a CDS encoding CsbD family protein: MSIEDKMKAAAKNVEGKVQSAAGELTGDEKMKAEGELKQVQAAAMNVAADVKDKAENLLEDMKNAAQDAIENIKDKIN; encoded by the coding sequence ATGAGCATCGAAGACAAAATGAAAGCGGCTGCCAAAAATGTCGAGGGGAAAGTACAATCGGCTGCTGGAGAATTAACTGGCGACGAGAAAATGAAAGCAGAAGGAGAATTAAAGCAGGTACAAGCAGCGGCAATGAACGTGGCAGCTGATGTCAAAGATAAGGCAGAAAATTTGTTGGAGGACATGAAAAACGCTGCCCAGGACGCAATCGAAAACATCAAAGACAAAATTAACTGA
- a CDS encoding FkbM family methyltransferase: MIAQKITFSNGLECYYSSSKEETEYIFSEIFTERQYEGHDIVIKEGDVIFDVGANIGLFSIFVKGVEPTAKVFAFEPIKPTFEVLQKNIHLHSLEDVVLFNCGLSSENNPAKIFTFYPNMSANSTTKPEDTLAELEDIQVDQNSQKIENLFEEFFQEKEQVACEVRTLSSVINELGIDSIDLLKIDVEGEEYEVFQGIEAKDWPKIKQIVAEIHDQKGRLKQISQMLADNGFKIQLEKRELLPLTFVDIFHLYAVR, translated from the coding sequence GTGATTGCCCAAAAAATTACTTTTTCTAATGGATTGGAATGTTACTACAGTAGTAGCAAAGAGGAAACAGAATACATTTTTTCGGAAATATTTACTGAAAGGCAATATGAAGGGCATGATATCGTCATCAAAGAAGGCGATGTGATCTTTGATGTTGGAGCTAATATCGGTCTATTCTCTATTTTTGTCAAGGGAGTTGAACCAACAGCAAAAGTTTTCGCCTTTGAGCCAATCAAGCCAACTTTTGAGGTTTTGCAAAAAAATATTCATTTGCATTCTTTAGAGGATGTTGTTTTATTTAACTGTGGATTAAGTTCAGAGAATAACCCAGCAAAAATCTTTACTTTTTATCCCAATATGTCTGCTAATTCAACCACAAAGCCAGAGGATACCTTGGCTGAATTAGAAGATATTCAAGTCGATCAGAATTCCCAAAAAATAGAAAATTTGTTTGAAGAGTTTTTCCAAGAAAAAGAACAAGTAGCCTGTGAAGTAAGAACTCTATCTTCCGTAATTAATGAACTCGGTATTGACTCCATTGACTTACTGAAAATTGACGTGGAAGGAGAAGAATACGAAGTATTTCAAGGCATCGAAGCTAAAGACTGGCCGAAAATCAAGCAAATAGTGGCTGAAATTCACGATCAAAAGGGACGCTTAAAGCAAATAAGCCAAATGCTGGCAGACAATGGCTTCAAAATTCAACTAGAAAAAAGAGAATTACTACCTTTGACATTCGTGGATATTTTCCATTTATACGCTGTGCGTTAG
- a CDS encoding amidase gives MSDELLQKSALELAQLIRTKQISPLELTHLYLDRIEKFDSQIGGFVHVAGESSLATAGAQTEQLSQITDTAELPPFFGVPTAIKDLNAVAGMPVSYGVAALQGNIAQYDEGIVTRMKMAGFILLGKTATSQLGSFPYTENPGFLPTRNPFNRDYTAGGSSGGAAAAVAAGFCPIAQGSDGGGSIRTPAGCCGLVGIKPSRGRVSYAPVGEFQSGIATNGTLSKTVADGAALLTVISGYTTGDPYWLPDPPFSFLEATQRGVKPLRIAFSTSISPFGEAASVYKNAVIETAKILEDMGHHLTEYSPDLQALIAPFRRIWQAGTAAAAIPKQLLSPLNQWLLENSGSAGEYLQAVQQMHIISRQIVAMFDNFDVLLLPIFLHQPPGIGEWENLPPEEAINNIIRWIAPSPIANASGLPAIALPTGVDSQGLPVAIQLVGKPADEITLLGLSAQLEAANPFGLTANFK, from the coding sequence ATGAGTGATGAATTATTGCAAAAATCTGCCCTAGAATTAGCCCAACTGATTCGCACTAAACAAATCTCCCCCCTAGAATTAACCCATTTATACCTCGACAGAATTGAAAAATTTGACAGTCAAATTGGTGGTTTTGTCCATGTCGCCGGGGAAAGCTCCCTAGCAACCGCGGGCGCCCAAACGGAACAATTAAGTCAAATCACCGATACTGCCGAATTACCGCCTTTTTTTGGAGTTCCCACCGCCATTAAAGACTTAAATGCCGTCGCTGGAATGCCAGTTAGTTACGGAGTCGCCGCCTTACAGGGAAATATCGCCCAATACGACGAAGGAATCGTCACCAGAATGAAAATGGCGGGTTTTATCCTTCTGGGCAAAACTGCCACTTCCCAGTTAGGTTCCTTTCCCTACACCGAAAATCCGGGTTTTTTGCCGACTCGTAACCCCTTCAACCGCGATTATACCGCAGGAGGTTCCAGTGGCGGCGCGGCGGCGGCGGTAGCGGCGGGTTTCTGCCCGATTGCCCAGGGTTCCGACGGTGGTGGTTCCATTCGTACTCCGGCGGGTTGTTGCGGTTTGGTGGGGATAAAACCCAGTCGTGGGCGCGTTTCCTATGCCCCGGTGGGGGAATTTCAAAGCGGTATCGCCACTAACGGCACTCTTTCTAAGACGGTGGCAGATGGGGCGGCGCTGCTTACCGTGATTTCGGGCTATACGACGGGCGATCCCTACTGGCTACCCGATCCGCCCTTTTCTTTCCTAGAAGCCACTCAGAGAGGCGTAAAACCCCTAAGAATCGCTTTTTCTACTTCCATATCTCCCTTCGGTGAAGCGGCTTCCGTTTATAAAAATGCTGTGATCGAGACGGCTAAAATTTTAGAGGACATGGGGCATCATTTAACCGAGTATTCTCCGGATTTACAGGCTTTAATCGCTCCTTTTCGCCGTATTTGGCAAGCGGGGACGGCAGCGGCGGCAATTCCCAAGCAGTTATTAAGTCCCCTTAATCAATGGTTATTAGAGAATTCTGGCAGCGCGGGGGAGTACCTGCAAGCAGTGCAGCAGATGCACATTATTTCGCGGCAAATTGTGGCGATGTTTGATAATTTTGATGTCTTACTTTTGCCCATTTTCCTACATCAACCCCCCGGAATTGGTGAGTGGGAAAATTTACCACCAGAAGAAGCGATTAATAATATAATTCGTTGGATTGCTCCTTCTCCGATTGCTAATGCGAGTGGTTTACCCGCGATTGCTTTACCCACAGGGGTTGATAGTCAGGGTTTACCCGTGGCAATTCAGTTAGTAGGTAAACCTGCTGATGAAATCACTTTGTTAGGTTTATCGGCACAATTAGAGGCAGCTAATCCTTTCGGTTTGACTGCTAATTTTAAGTAG
- the metK gene encoding methionine adenosyltransferase → MSKRYLFTSESVTEGHPDKICDQISDTILDALLSQDDHSRVAAEVVVNTGLVLITGEITSKAQVHFVDLVRKKIAEIGYINADNGFSSNSCTVLVALDEQSPDISQGVTAAQENRELLSNDELDKIGAGDQGIVFGFACNETPEFMPLPISLAHRIARRLAAVRKTGELSYLRPDGKTQVSVIYEDGRPVGIDTILVSTQHDATIGDITDNDLVQQKIKSDLWKAVVEPVFSDLEIKPDANTRYLVNPTGKFVIGGPQGDAGLTGRKIIVDTYGGYSRHGGGAFSGKDPTKVDRSAAYACRYVAKNIVAAGLADKCEIQVGYAIGVARPVSLFVETFGTGKVADDVILDLINKYFELRPAGIIQTFNLRGLPSERGDRFYQDVAAYGHFGRNDLDLPWEKTDKAAILKEALTSVVV, encoded by the coding sequence TTGTCTAAACGTTATTTGTTCACCTCCGAATCGGTTACAGAGGGACATCCCGATAAAATTTGTGACCAGATTTCTGATACTATTCTCGATGCTCTGTTATCCCAAGATGACCACAGTCGTGTAGCGGCTGAAGTGGTTGTCAATACAGGGTTAGTCTTGATTACTGGTGAAATCACCTCGAAAGCACAGGTTCACTTCGTCGATTTAGTTCGCAAGAAAATCGCTGAAATCGGCTATATCAACGCAGATAACGGCTTTTCCTCGAATAGTTGCACCGTTTTAGTCGCTTTAGACGAACAATCTCCCGATATTTCCCAGGGGGTCACGGCTGCTCAGGAAAATCGCGAACTTCTCAGCAATGATGAACTCGATAAAATTGGTGCGGGAGACCAGGGTATTGTCTTCGGTTTCGCTTGCAATGAAACCCCCGAATTTATGCCCTTACCGATTAGTTTAGCCCACCGCATCGCTCGCCGTCTAGCGGCAGTCAGAAAAACCGGTGAACTTTCCTATCTGCGTCCCGACGGTAAAACGCAAGTATCGGTCATTTATGAAGATGGTCGTCCCGTGGGTATCGATACTATCCTTGTTTCTACCCAACACGATGCTACTATCGGCGATATCACTGATAATGATCTCGTCCAACAAAAGATTAAAAGTGATCTCTGGAAAGCGGTAGTAGAGCCGGTTTTCAGCGATTTAGAGATTAAACCCGATGCCAACACCCGTTATCTGGTTAATCCCACCGGAAAATTCGTCATTGGTGGACCCCAAGGCGACGCGGGATTAACGGGACGGAAAATTATCGTCGATACCTACGGTGGCTATTCTCGTCACGGTGGCGGCGCTTTCTCCGGTAAGGATCCTACCAAAGTCGATCGCTCCGCGGCCTATGCTTGCCGTTATGTGGCCAAAAATATCGTCGCTGCTGGTTTGGCCGATAAGTGCGAGATTCAAGTGGGTTATGCGATTGGGGTAGCTCGTCCGGTGAGTCTCTTCGTGGAAACCTTTGGCACTGGCAAAGTCGCTGATGATGTGATTCTGGACTTAATCAATAAATACTTTGAACTTCGTCCGGCCGGTATTATCCAAACCTTTAACCTGCGCGGTTTACCCTCGGAAAGAGGCGATCGTTTTTACCAAGATGTGGCCGCTTATGGTCATTTTGGGCGCAATGATCTCGATTTACCCTGGGAAAAGACCGATAAAGCCGCTATCCTCAAAGAAGCTTTGACTTCTGTGGTAGTATAG
- a CDS encoding GlsB/YeaQ/YmgE family stress response membrane protein gives MINVISWIILGFIAGAIAKAIYPGRQGGGIFATTLLGIIGAFVGGTLLNLLQTGSFALGSSSLSIPGIFVAIIGAILFIFLWGLVTKLLPR, from the coding sequence ATGATTAATGTCATTTCTTGGATAATTTTGGGCTTTATTGCTGGTGCGATCGCAAAAGCTATTTATCCTGGGCGACAGGGGGGTGGTATTTTTGCCACGACTTTGCTAGGAATTATCGGGGCTTTTGTGGGGGGAACCCTGTTAAATTTGCTTCAAACTGGCAGTTTTGCCCTAGGGAGTTCTAGCTTGAGCATACCGGGTATTTTTGTGGCTATTATCGGGGCAATCCTGTTTATTTTCCTCTGGGGATTAGTTACCAAACTCCTTCCTCGCTAA
- the pyrR gene encoding bifunctional pyr operon transcriptional regulator/uracil phosphoribosyltransferase PyrR, whose protein sequence is MTSQLIEILSADEIRRTITRLASEVIEKSGDLNNLILIGIYTRGVPLANLIASQIESLEGVKVPVGAIDITFYRDDLDRIKTRTPAKTKMPLDVTGKTVILVDDVIYKGRTIRAAFNAIIEYGRPQKIRLLVLVDRGHRELPIHPDFTGKKLPTAAEEQVKVYLQEIDGKDGVELIK, encoded by the coding sequence ATGACCTCACAGTTAATTGAAATTCTCTCGGCTGACGAAATTCGTCGCACCATTACCCGTTTAGCTTCCGAAGTTATCGAAAAAAGTGGCGATTTAAATAATTTGATTTTGATCGGTATCTACACGCGAGGAGTGCCTTTAGCTAATTTAATTGCTAGTCAAATTGAGAGCTTAGAAGGGGTAAAAGTTCCCGTGGGAGCGATCGATATTACCTTCTATCGCGACGATCTTGATCGCATTAAAACCCGCACTCCTGCTAAAACCAAAATGCCCCTAGATGTCACGGGAAAAACCGTGATTTTAGTCGATGATGTTATCTATAAAGGTCGCACGATCCGCGCCGCTTTCAATGCTATTATTGAGTATGGCAGACCGCAAAAAATCCGCTTATTAGTCCTCGTTGATCGTGGTCATCGGGAATTACCAATTCACCCGGATTTTACGGGCAAAAAACTACCCACCGCAGCCGAGGAACAGGTAAAGGTTTATCTACAAGAGATTGACGGCAAAGATGGGGTGGAATTAATCAAATAA
- a CDS encoding endonuclease/exonuclease/phosphatase family protein — protein MKLTAMSFNIRYDKPDPDERNWRVRREAVAALIAHYSPDIIGTQEARANQLLDLHRLLPKYQSLGSDRRGTGLDEHCAILYQPSRLKCLEIYEFWLSETPDIVGSITEAWGNPYPRMVTGAKFRTLEGQTLQFYNTHLDYYSDKAKDLGAKCIQEHFCQLDLTKDYLFLTGDFNVNSQRLPRQILTQPLQSEIRLKDALADLELAEQMSFNNYTDTPYLAIDTIYYDSRLQLDWAKVDPSRWLNLIPSDHYPVIAAFTLP, from the coding sequence ATGAAACTAACAGCAATGTCCTTTAATATTCGCTACGATAAACCCGATCCTGATGAGCGTAATTGGCGAGTAAGAAGGGAAGCAGTAGCGGCTCTAATTGCTCACTATTCTCCCGATATAATTGGTACTCAGGAAGCTCGCGCTAATCAACTATTGGATCTACACCGTTTATTGCCAAAATACCAAAGTTTAGGCAGCGATCGCAGAGGGACAGGATTAGATGAACATTGTGCGATTTTATATCAACCAAGTCGGTTAAAATGTTTAGAAATATACGAATTTTGGCTATCAGAAACTCCCGATATTGTTGGCAGTATCACTGAAGCTTGGGGTAATCCTTATCCCCGCATGGTAACGGGGGCTAAATTTCGCACTCTTGAGGGGCAAACTTTGCAGTTTTATAATACCCATCTCGATTACTATAGCGACAAAGCTAAGGACTTAGGTGCTAAGTGCATACAGGAGCATTTTTGTCAACTAGATTTAACAAAAGATTACCTATTTTTAACGGGTGATTTTAATGTTAATTCTCAACGATTACCCCGTCAGATTTTAACTCAACCTCTCCAGTCAGAAATTAGATTAAAGGATGCTTTAGCCGATTTGGAATTAGCCGAACAAATGAGCTTTAATAATTATACCGATACCCCTTATTTAGCCATCGATACCATTTATTATGATAGCCGTTTGCAGTTAGATTGGGCAAAAGTCGATCCTTCCCGTTGGTTGAATCTGATTCCTTCCGATCATTATCCCGTAATTGCTGCTTTTACCTTGCCCTAA